The window AGACGAAGGGATTGATGCTCATGGATATTTATTTGATATCACCGATGAGCAAAGTGTTATAAAAGGTATCAAACAGATAGAACAAGATGTTGGTGTAGTGGATATTTTAGTTAATAATGCTGGAATTATTCAACGTACGCCAATGCTTGAAACTTCAGTAGAGGACTATCGAAAAATTATCGATATTGATTTGACTGGGCAATTTATTATGGCAAAAGCTGTGTTGCCATCAATGATTAAAAAGGGTCATGGCAAAATTATCAATATCTGTTCAATGATGAGTGAATTAGGTCGCGAAACTGTTGTCGGTTATGCTTCAGCTAAGGGTGGCTTAAAAATGCTGACCAAAAATATCTGTTCTGAATTTGGTCATGCTAATATTCAATGTAATGGGATTGGGCCTGGGTATATTGCTACACCACAAACTGCACCATTACGAGAAAAACAAGCTGATGGTTCTCGTCATCCGTTTGATCAATTCATTATAGCTAAAACACCTGCTGCTCGTTGGGGGAATGCTGAAGATCTTGCTGGAGCTGCTGTCTTTTTAGCATCAGATGCTTCTAACTTTGTGAATGGTCACATTCTTTATGTTGATGGTGGTATTTTAGCTTATATCGGCAAACAGCCATAATTATCAATACGGTATTATTGATGAAAAAATCCCCATAATGGGGATTTTTAATTTTAGAATAATAATCTGGCTCTAATTGTTCCTGGGACATTTTTTAATTCAGCAAGAACCTCTTCTGCCTTGCTAAAATCGACATTATCAATATCAATGACCACATAGCCTACTTCTGGCATTGTTTGTAAATATTGAGCAGCAATATTTAATCCTCTTGAGGCAAACAATGTATTGATGGCTGTTAACGCCCCTGGCTGATTCTTATGAATATTAAGGAATCGACTTCCCCCTTTACTTGGTGTTGGTAAAGATACTTCTGGGAAATTGACGGCACTTAAAGTAGAACCGGTATCAGAATATTTAGCTAATTTAGTCGCAACTTCAACACCTATATTTTCCTGTGCTTCAATTGTTGAACCACCAATATGTGGTGTAATAATGACGTTATCGAATTTGCATAATGGCGATGTAAATGGTTCACTATTACTTGCCGGCTCCGTTGGGAATACATCAATTGCAGCTCCAGCTAGATGTTTACTTTCCAGCGCTTGTGCTAATGCATCGAGATCGATCGTTGTTCCGCGAGAAGCATTTAGTAAAATTGAATTAGGTTTCATCATATTTAATTCTGTTTTACTAATCATATTAAGCGTTGTTGAATTTTCAGGGACATGTAGGGAAATAACATCGCATTTTTCGAGTAATGAGCGTAATGTCGGCATCTGCTTCGCATTTCCGAGCGGTAATTTAGTCTCTATATCATAGAAATAAACTTTCATTCCTAGTGATTCAGCAAGAACGCTTAGTTGACTACCGATATGTCCATAACCAATAATTCCTAGTCGTTTACCTCTTGCTTCATGAGAACCGGTTGCTATTTTATTCCACTTACCTAAATGTGCCTGTGCATTTGCTTCTGGAACTCGTCTAAATAATAAAATAATTTCAGCCAAGACTAATTCAGCAACTGAGCGAGTATTTGAAAATGGTGCATTAAAAACAGGGATTCCTTTTTTTGCAGCAGAGACTAAATCTACCTGATTTGTACCAATACAAAAGCAGCCAATACCCGCAAGTTTGGGTGCTGCATCAATAATCTCTTTGGATAGTTGGGTTCTGGATCGAATTCCAATAAAGCGGGCATCTTTTATTGCAAGTTTTAACTCTTCTTTATCCAGAGCACCTTTGTGGTACTCAATGTTGTGATAACCGGATGATTTCAAAATTTCTACTGCACTAGGGTGAACGCCTTCTAGTAATAAAAATTTATTTTCATCTTTGGTTAATGCTTGAACTACCATTTTATCCTCTCTTTAGATTAGTGACATAATTTGGTTTTCTAACAGACTATTTGATAATCTCTTTAACGCCATTTGCAGTACCAATTAGGGCAACATTAGCACCGCGGTTGGCAAATAATCCAACAGTGACAACACCAGCAATATTATTAATTTTATTTTCTAATTCTACTGCATTAGGAATCATCAAATCATGAATATCCAAAATAACGTTGCCATTATCAGTAATAACGCCTTCACGATATATTGGTTT is drawn from Orbaceae bacterium BiB and contains these coding sequences:
- a CDS encoding gluconate 5-dehydrogenase, with amino-acid sequence MSQNILNQFSLKGKVALVTGASYGIGFAIASSLSQAGAKIVFNDVSKENLAKGLAAYKDEGIDAHGYLFDITDEQSVIKGIKQIEQDVGVVDILVNNAGIIQRTPMLETSVEDYRKIIDIDLTGQFIMAKAVLPSMIKKGHGKIINICSMMSELGRETVVGYASAKGGLKMLTKNICSEFGHANIQCNGIGPGYIATPQTAPLREKQADGSRHPFDQFIIAKTPAARWGNAEDLAGAAVFLASDASNFVNGHILYVDGGILAYIGKQP
- the serA gene encoding phosphoglycerate dehydrogenase is translated as MVVQALTKDENKFLLLEGVHPSAVEILKSSGYHNIEYHKGALDKEELKLAIKDARFIGIRSRTQLSKEIIDAAPKLAGIGCFCIGTNQVDLVSAAKKGIPVFNAPFSNTRSVAELVLAEIILLFRRVPEANAQAHLGKWNKIATGSHEARGKRLGIIGYGHIGSQLSVLAESLGMKVYFYDIETKLPLGNAKQMPTLRSLLEKCDVISLHVPENSTTLNMISKTELNMMKPNSILLNASRGTTIDLDALAQALESKHLAGAAIDVFPTEPASNSEPFTSPLCKFDNVIITPHIGGSTIEAQENIGVEVATKLAKYSDTGSTLSAVNFPEVSLPTPSKGGSRFLNIHKNQPGALTAINTLFASRGLNIAAQYLQTMPEVGYVVIDIDNVDFSKAEEVLAELKNVPGTIRARLLF